The segment TGCCACACGCTGAGCCCGTTGCGATCGACTTGATTAAGTAACTGCGCAAGCTCAGTCCCATCAGGGAGAGTTAAATTAGGTGCGATTTCCGCCAGCGGATAGAGAACAAATTCTCTTTCACGCATCCCGTAATGTGGGACCGTTAAACGCTCGGAATCGATCACTTCATTGCCGTAAAGAACAATATCTAAGTCGAGGGTTCTTGGACCCCATCGCTCGTCTTTACGGACACGCCCTTGTTCTAGCTCAATCGCTTGAGTGCAATTGAGCAGTTCAAGTGGCGTTAATTCGGTTTTGATCGCCACGACCGCATTAATGTAGTCCGGCTGATCTTGTGGTCCCATCGGTGCACTACTGTATAGCTGAGACGCTTGAATAAACTCAGAGCTCGGTAGCAACTTTAATGCGTCAATGGCGGCATTCGCTT is part of the Vibrio ponticus genome and harbors:
- the folK gene encoding 2-amino-4-hydroxy-6-hydroxymethyldihydropteridine diphosphokinase; this encodes MITAYIAVGSNLADPVAQANAAIDALKLLPSSEFIQASQLYSSAPMGPQDQPDYINAVVAIKTELTPLELLNCTQAIELEQGRVRKDERWGPRTLDLDIVLYGNEVIDSERLTVPHYGMREREFVLYPLAEIAPNLTLPDGTELAQLLNQVDRNGLSVWQS